The nucleotide sequence gcCAAGTCTGAATAACCACTTTAATGCGAATAgaatcaaatatgtattttttgagcaATTCTGCAGAATTTGCTGATTTTACAGTCTGCCATCATTCGATTTGGCTCTGactgattcagaaaatgaatgaatgattatcgGTAAAAATCACACTGACCTTTAGGGTCCAGCCACCAGCCAAGGGAAGGCTTCTGCgaggggaagaaaaataatatggAAACGATGATCACACCAGTGACTGCATCTGACACGTAGCTGCAAGCAAGGTCAAAGTCAAAGTCACCCCGGCTTAAGTACTGAAACAGCGGTAGGACAAATTTCAACGATAGCCTCCTtaccttttcttaaaaaacacagACCAGCCAGTGAAGAATTTGGGATCCCTAGTGAACAACAGAACTGCATACAGCACAAAGAAGAAAGAGATAGCTGCCTCTGCaaaactaaaatgaaatgaGCTGTTAATTGTGTCACTTTCACAATACAATTTGCTTCTTTATTAATTTGGCTTGAAGACATACATGGGTCCTCACTTTAAGGGCCCGAGTTTTCTGTAGTCCTCTTCAATGAGAGCACGTGCTTGGGCCTCTTGGTTTGCTCTTTGGTCATGTTTCTTGAAGCACAGGCTGAGGGAGACAAGTGTGGCCAAAAAGTTAATAAAAGACTGTACAAAATGAGTCGCAAATATTATGAAACCTAAAAGCTGACTGCGGATTGACTGAGGAGCAAAACAGTGACATCAGTTTGACATCATGTAAAAGACTGACAGGATCTGTTATACATTGCATACTCAAAGTTGAAGGTGTGCAGAGACCTTTGGAGGGTTATATGCTCAAAATGTAAAAGAAGGCAGTACACTGGAGACTGTGATTGAGAGTATGAGAGTACGTAATGTGTGCAGTGGCGGAACATGTCTACGTAGTGCCAAGGTGCGCTGAATATCGTCTGGATACTTGAGCCGCCCAGTACAGTTTTGGGGTGCTGCCAGAGATATTATTTAAACACTATATTCTAGTTTCGTGGATCTGATTGCCTCTCCTTGCACAACCACGCCGCTAGAGGCCCAAACCCATTATATGGGCGGCCCGATTGGGCAATTTGTTAGCgtgtcgacctcacagttcaggggtcctgggttcatatccaggtcacgtccacctgtgtggagtttgcatgttttccccgggcctgaatgggtttcctccgggtactccagtttcctcccacattccaaaaacatgcatggtaggctgattggacactaaattgcccctaggtataggtgtgtgtgCATGAGTGACTGATAAAGCTGTGGTGTTTGCTTCCTATCACGTAATTGGTAAAATTCTAGataaagcaaatatttttaccGTGTGTTCAAGCCTCCGTGGAGGAAAGCGATCCATAGCCAACCCAAAAGAAGGAACAAAAGCATCAGTGGGAATGCAAATGCAAACCAAGAGCCAAAATTGATAACATCACACTCTGGAAAATagctggagaaaaaaagaatatcatcaaaataaaagaaccATTATGTATATAAAGCCAGACGGAATGTTACTTTCTGAGTTGTCCAATCAGGATGAGGTTAGGTGCAGTTCCAGTTAGTGTGGCGGTCCCACCGATACTGGCCGCATAAGGAATGCAGATTAGGAAACCTTTCCACACTCTCATCTGATATTGCGACTCTGATTGGATCTCTTCGGCGGTCCTTGTGTCATTCTGCTCTGCTGCGTCCATCCTTTTAAAGATGATTAGATCTAAATTTTTTCTAACATTAAACTCAACAAAGCGAACCCCTGTTTTACTCACCCATCAAGGGATAGTATTTGTTTCTCTGAGGAAACTGagggaagcgaatccatcctaTTGGCTTGACCTGAAATCAAGCAGAAGTGGCATGTtcacaaaaaaggaaaacagaTCTGGTTGATGTTGTTTACTTTAGATAAACACGAAATAAGTCACAATTCAATTGGAACGTAACCATTGAGATGCATCAATTATTACctaaatataatacatattgaacgcatatatatatatatatatatatatatatatatatatatatatatatatatatatatatatatatatatatatatatatatatatatatatatatatatatatatatatatatatatatatatatatatataatggtaATGTAATGTTCTCCAATTACCAGCTGAGCGGTACATATTCTATAGAGTAATTGCGCTAATGAATTAGAATGCAGAAAATGTAGGAGTGCAAGAATATTGTGTCACACAAGAAACTGGAACCATTAAAAGGAcatatcaagaaaaaaaaccctatcAACATAAGCAGCAAATGTATTAATATGTTTGTGAAACTTTCTGAGGTGAGAGTTTAATCATtcagaatttaaaaggaaaaaatgaaatgcacaCATTGCATTTCAAAGGCGTCATATTTCACTGGGACATCTCACAattaacaagtaaaaaaaagaaataaacgtACCAATAGCAATGCCATCATCATGATCCTTGATCGACTTGCATTTCCGCTTGAGGCTCTCCAGATCCCCGAAGAGACTCTCTAGAATGGCATTAGCGATGGGGAGCATCATGGCTGTCGTGGCTGTGTTGCTGAGCCACATGGACAGGAAGGACGAAGTCGTCATCATGCCCAATATGAGCCTGGAAATGTGCAAAAGACGAAACAATTGAAACTTTTTAACACATTGCATtataatattttgtcatttaccGCCTTTGTCAGTGACAAACATCTAATCTAATTTGAAATAAGAGGAGTActgaatgattatttttttcatgtactcCTGTCAAGCCATAGTGGCGCTTTGATTTATTACAACACTAAGGGATTTATTTCTCTGCGATAGCGTGTCGGGCAGTATATATGTTCCACCAATTAAGTTTAAGTACCATGTTCAACAGGCTCAAACATGCTGTTTCAGACTAGTGCTTGGGCCAAATCTTAAAGGGAAATTCAATCAAAAGGAACGcttgaaacaaatattttaaaagtaaaaagaaaagtcCTTCTTTAATCTAGGTTTTGTCTAGTTTCACCCCCTTTCAAGGACCACACAAGGGAATTGGGGGCCGGCCCAATAAATCATGTAATAAAAATTGAACCATTGAGGTAATCAAGCCGTTGGTGGTTTATGATCTATTATCCATGAATACGTATCTGAAAATCTATAATGGGAAGGTTTATTTTCCAAGATTTTCAAGCCAAACGTCCTCCATTCCAGGACTGACTTTTTGTCGTGTTTCCTCACCAGGCTGGTTTCACTCCTGCTAGGCTGAGGACCTTCAAGGCTATTCTCCGATGGAGGCCCCATTCCTCAATGGATGATGCCATTACCAGGCCACTTAAGAAGAGAAAGTTGGTCTCCAGGAAGTATTGAGGACAAAGTTTTTTGGACGAAATGATCCCCAGTGTCGGAAAGAGGCAAATGGGTAACATCGCGGTGACGGCGAGGGGGAGCGCCTCGGAGCACCAAAAGGTAGCCATGAGCACCACCACATAAAGACATCTTCCCTCCTGAACACAAAGCAGGTAACATTAATTTGTATAACATACCTCAACAGTGTCATTTCAAGTGCATTACATTACATGAAAATCAACAGGACACAATCAAGAAAGAGAAAGTATAACAATGCATTCACAAGTCACATTAAATCATAAAAAGATAGACCACATAATCACTCTGGTTGACTGGGATTTTCTttgacagtcattttttttacagtttcatGCATAACAATGCAGAAttaaactaaagaaaaatgttatcaagagcaactataTCATTGCTGTTCAATGGAGTGCAACAAAATTGGCCACAGAATTCTAACAGCAAGTCGCAATCAGTCAGAGCTGATTTCAAACTTAAAGAGAACAGCAACCGGATCACATCATTTACATGTTGAACATTAATGAGACATTCTATAGTAAAAATGGTAAAGGACATTTAAAAACAGTTGATATGATTACTTTCTAAGCAATTCAATCTATTGGACTAGTCTATCACTCACCTTTTCGGGCAAGGTCACCAGTAAAGGTGAAAAAACCAGAGGAGTTATCAAGAGCACCAAAGGTTTGTAAACGCACAACAACTTCTTGGACAGCACAGACAATTTCATTTCCACACCTTTGAAGTTTGACCTCAGATAGCAGCGAGAAAGCGGGCACGCGACTTTTTATAGTCTCGGCAACTGCACGCAGAAGATTAACCTCATGCTTGGCTACAGGTTAACTCCTCGTACGGAGGTGTCAAATAGTTAAGCGTGACACACTGGTTTTCCATACAAGGCCTCTCCCACTTCCATCTTTTCAGCCCCTGGCGTGCAAAAAGATTCACACACATGCTGAGAGAGCAGCTGCGGCCTCACATTCTTCCTCTTTACAAGCTCCCCCCTGTGTGGTAATTTCAAAACTATTCAATCTAACTCTCGATTATGTCTTGACAGGAAATAATGACAAACTGTTTTGGATGTGAATCATGTGTTTGTgccaatgaaaatgaatggtgTTCAAACcattttaaactgggaggacagGCAGGCAATAACGAGTGTGCCGTTTTTGATAGATTGGACATGGCTCTCTGTCAATAGCAGtcattatataaaataaatctcTCTGTTTTGATAGCAAGgaatgaagaaaatattgatTTGCAAATTTTGTCTGTctacatgtaaatattatataatacaGAATCAAGAGTGAATAACTTATGTCAGGgttatttaaattaatttgattgtttttttttctggcatacCTGCCTGAAATGCGTTAAATAAATTACAGAAATACAAAAATGGCATCTTAGAAATTTGGGAGGAAGTCCAGAATCTAATATTGAAAGCTGTAAATCGCACAGCCAAGTTAGTACTGTGTACATTGTACAATGCCTCCCCAAACTACAATGAAAAACTTCAGAAGTTGAATCAAACCTTCATTTCTAGCTATTATTTGTCCAATTTGTCTCTTTTAATGtgctattattttaatttcgAACATGTGGTTTGTGCAAAACATGCCAGTAGAGTGTGATcggtgtatttatgtatttgctgTTGTGTGATGCATTAAGGATGGGgtggaaaagacaaaaatagtATATTTATTACAGAGCGATAAGCTTGTCTGTTTTAAGAACTCTGTAAGCAACATCTCAAAAAGTCAGAAATCTCCAGACACATggagataaaaacaaacaaacacaaaggcGTGATGACACCCCACAGCTTGAAGCAACACTTCACCTTTCAAGTCCAGCAGGAGTGCAAAGAGGCGTGATGCACCCTCAACATGTGATGGCGCTGTCCCCTGCCCTGCTTGGCAAGACAAGAAACTGACTGATACTCTTCCCTTTTTTAGTTAGTTCCCTCTTCTCCTTGCTTCCACATAATAGAGTTACTCAACACACTCCATTTTCTGTACTATGTTTTGATGCAGTCGTCGAGAAGGTCAGAAACAGAAAGCTTGAATGACCTGCACAatgagatgggggggggggggggggggtcatcaGCATTACAAGAAGGCTGAAACTGCTCAGAATCCCATTTAGTTTCTAAAAAGGAAGAAGCAAGACAGAGAGTCGGGCTTTGTGTAACATGCTGTGGATGAAATACTTACATGACAAGAAACACTTGGTTTAATAATAAGGGGATGGGATTTATTCAAATGAATTTCCTGTTGAAGCCAGGTCCTCATAGTTTAGACTTTAGAGAGTGGTGGGGCGGGGGTTACTGTAAATTCAAGCAGAGAATAACAGGTGTGAACTCGTATATAATTATTTGGACTCCAgtcaacttgaaaaaaatgtaaattacgTGATCAAAATTCACTAATTACTTCACTTTGAATAGAAAGAACCCTTTGACTTCAGGAGACTTCTTCCACCAAAACACAGATGTTAAAATTTATGTTAATACGGAATCTATAAAGTTTTATATGTAAAACTTTGCTTTAAACAATCATCACAAGTAACTTTACTCAATGATATTTGTGTACTTAAATGGATATATATAAAAGACCACCACGCCACAATCAACCATGCAACTCCAATACACACTCTCAAGTAGAACTAGTTCCTTTACCCGAACGCTTGTACATGTGACCAATACTTTAGCCAAGACGACTACTAAGATGCCCACAATGATCCATATGAGTGGCAGCTCCTCTTCTCGCTGAGTGAGGTACACTTGGTTTGCAAGTGTGTGAAGAAGTGTCActgttgttgtggtggtggtcACACATTCTAAATGGTGTTATAGACAATAAGAATGATAAGGTATTTGCAATGGCATTCTAAATGTTTAGCTGATATTGTAAATTTGACTGAAGaggaaggatgaaaaaaaaggaagttgaGCTTACAATGTTGTTTTCAACATTATTCAATGTTTAATTGGTTGCAATTCTACTTTTTTTCGCCTATGGAAAGTAACAGTTGTCACTCAATTTCATGATATTGATAATATTATCAGATGATaagtttgtttattattttggaGGAAAGTAGGCATCCTGCTCATCCATTTCAAGACcatcaaatgtaaaatatattggTCTTATTCATAGGGTTTgctcgagcctatcccagctaactgcgggccagaagcgggggacaccctgaatcggtggccagccaatcgcagggtacaagtaGACTGACAACTATTGTCATCATTATCACCATGATtatgataattattattattatttttatgtttttattattagtagCAGCATTAGTAAtggttagtagtagtagtactattaccAGTGGTGGTGAtgatagtagcagtagtagtagtagcagtagtagcagtggtagtagtagtagtagtagtagtagtagtagtagtagtagtagtagtagtagtagcagtggtagtagtagttgaagtagtagtagaagtagtagtaggagtagtagtagaagtagtagtatgagtagtagtagaagtagtagtaggagcagtagtaggagtagtagtaggagtagtagtaggagtagtagtagaagtagtagtaggagcagtagtaggagtagtagtaggagtagtagtaggagtagtagtaggagtagtagtaggagtagtagtaggagtagtagtaggagtagtagtaggagtagtagtagaagtagtagtagtatctaTTCAGATGTGTGCTTACATAATTTaggatcaattaaaaaaacacagattttaCATTTAACTCTATTTGTGAAAAATGGACATTATATCAGAAGATGAGGTGCGCCACCGGGTGGTGCTGATGGATACGTGCATCATCTTCTACTTTACTGTACAGAATATACAGTACTAGTACTATATACAAGAGTAAATTCCCTTGTTTCATACGGAAAGtattgtataaatatatatacatattaagaCACTGTACGTACTATGTGTGGAACAATTTTTACTTGTACTTAAATGTACTTTGCAGACATAGTAATTCAAATTGATCAATAATTGATTCGCTGTTTTAGCTGatgttcattgtttttttatgaatagaaAACATATCCCTGCTTACCTTAAGTGGCTTGACAATGTAAAGAGTGCTTTGCTCAGTGCGAAAACGTAAACAGGAAGTTAAATGCTGGGGGTTACACGGGGTGACGATTCATGACCTCATTCTATTCATGACCAATTTGTTAATGTGAATGATACATCAGTCTTTCAAATTTTACTCTCGGGTGAACCCTCAGCCATTTCAAAACATGCGTACTGTAGctgcacacccacccacacgAATATGAGGCAGCCTCATCCTGTTGTTTTCAATCCCAGGGAACTCCCCATTGTCCCTCGTCAAGCATATTATTTGTAGGTGTCACTCTTGTTGACAAAAGAGGTCAATATATGGTTATTAATAGCTGACAGGCTTAATGGAATAGAGAAGAATGAAGCACCCCATCTGCATAAAACAATACCTCATTCAGCAGCAGCTGGCACGAGGATGCAAAATgtactgacatttttacacaaagTTCGAGTGGAAATGAGGAGTTATTGGCCTTTTCCGAGCACACGCCCAGCTGCGAGTGCTGCTCTTGGAAGAAGACGAGGGAGGCCAGATCTCAAGTGCAGCACTAAAGTTCAAATGCTAGTTCAAAGtgtcacactcacacacacacacttgttatTTTGCAACTACGGCGCTCCAAGCTGTTGTGGAAATGAGGCAGATGTCGGAAAAGGGCTCTGGAGTAAATCTAGGCAGAGTCCATGACGGTTGAGCAGTTGAGAAGGAAACCAGTATCGAAAGCTTtttatacgtgtgtgtgtgtgtgtatatatatatatatatatatatatatatatatatatatatatatatatatatatatatatatatatatatatatatatatatatatatatatatatatatatatatatatatatatatatatatatatatatatatatatatatatatatatatatatatatatatatatatatatatatatatatatatatatatatatatatatatatatatatatatatatatatatatatatatatatatatatatatatatatatatatatatatatatatatatatatatatatatatatatatatatatatatatatatatatatatatatatatgacaac is from Stigmatopora nigra isolate UIUO_SnigA chromosome 1, RoL_Snig_1.1, whole genome shotgun sequence and encodes:
- the slc13a3 gene encoding Na(+)/dicarboxylate cotransporter 3; translation: MKLSVLSKKLLCVYKPLVLLITPLVFSPLLVTLPEKEGRCLYVVVLMATFWCSEALPLAVTAMLPICLFPTLGIISSKKLCPQYFLETNFLFLSGLVMASSIEEWGLHRRIALKVLSLAGVKPAWLILGMMTTSSFLSMWLSNTATTAMMLPIANAILESLFGDLESLKRKCKSIKDHDDGIAIGQANRMDSLPSVSSEKQILSLDGMDAAEQNDTRTAEEIQSESQYQMRVWKGFLICIPYAASIGGTATLTGTAPNLILIGQLRNYFPECDVINFGSWFAFAFPLMLLFLLLGWLWIAFLHGGLNTRLCFKKHDQRANQEAQARALIEEDYRKLGPLNFAEAAISFFFVLYAVLLFTRDPKFFTGWSVFFKKSYVSDAVTGVIIVSILFFFPSQKPSLGWWLDPKGSNVPYVPLLSWKKAQDSVPWNIILLLGGGFAMAQACEESGLATWIGDHLQPLARVPPAAAMMLITAFVACFTEFASNTATIIIFLPVIAELAFHVSVNPLYFMIPATVGSSYAFMLPVSTPPNSIAFASGHLMVKDMVKTGIVMNILGLLSVTLAINTWGQAMFNLDAYPDWARPLNQTVVHMPNVTL